A section of the Lutra lutra chromosome 3, mLutLut1.2, whole genome shotgun sequence genome encodes:
- the WNT6 gene encoding protein Wnt-6, with translation MLPPAPSLLGLLLLLLLCPAHVGGLWWAVGSPLVMDPTSICRKARRLAGRQAELCQAEPEVVAELARGARLGVRECQFQFRFRRWNCSSHSKAFGRILQQDIRETAFVFAITAAGASHAVTQACSMGELLQCGCQAPRGRAPPRPPGLPGTPGPPGPAGSPDGSAAWEWGGCGDDVDFGDEKSRLFMDARHKRGRGDIRALVQLHNNEAGRLAVRSHTRTECKCHGLSGSCALRTCWQKLPPFREVGARLLERFHGASRVMGTNDGKALLPAVRTLKPPGRADLLYAADSPDFCAPNRRTGSPGTRGRACNSTAPDLSGCDLLCCGRGHRQESVQLEENCLCRFHWCCVVQCHRCRVHKELSLCL, from the exons GGCGGTGGGCAGCCCCCTGGTCATGGACCCCACCAGCATCTGCAGGAAAGCACGGCGGCTGGCAGGACGGCAAGCCGAGCTGTGCCAGGCCGAGCCAGAAGTGGTGGCGGAGCTAGCCCGGGGCGCCCGGCTTGGGGTGCGAGAGTGCCAGTTCCAGTTCCGTTTCCGCCGCTGGAACTGCTCCAGCCACAGCAAGGCCTTTGGGCGCATCCTGCAGCAGG ACATTCGGGAGACGGCTTTCGTGTTTGCGATTACGGCTGCGGGCGCCAGCCACGCGGTCACGCAGGCCTGCTCCATGGGTGAGCTGCTGCAGTGCGGCTGCCAGGCACCCCGCGGGCGGGCCCCGCCCCGTCCCCCCGGTCTGCCGGGCACCCCCGGGCCCCCGGGCCCCGCCGGCTCCCCCGACGGCAGCGCCgcctgggagtggggaggctgCGGCGACGACGTGGACTTCGGGGACGAGAAGTCGAGGCTCTTCATGGATGCGCGGCACAAGCGGGGGCGCGGAGACATCCGTGCCTTAGTGCAACTTCACAACAACGAGGCGGGCCGGCtg GCTGTGCGGAGCCATACGCGCACCGAGTGTAAGTGCCACGGGCTGTCGGGCTCGTGCGCGCTGCGGACCTGCTGGCAGAAGCTGCCCCCGTTCCGCGAGGTGGGCGCGCGGCTGCTCGAGCGCTTCCACGGCGCCTCGCGTGTTATGGGAACCAACGACGGCAAGGCTCTGCTGCCCGCGGTCCGCACTCTCAAGCCGCCGGGCCGCGCGGACCTCCTCTACGCAGCCGACTCGCCCGACTTCTGCGCTCCCAACCGGCGCACCGGCTCGCCCGGCACGCGTGGCCGCGCCTGCAACAGCACTGCTCCGGACCTCAGCGGCTGCGACCTGCTGTGCTGCGGCCGCGGGCACCGCCAGGAGAGCGTGCAACTCGAGGAGAACTGCCTATGCCGCTTCCATTGGTGCTGCGTCGTGCAGTGCCATCGCTGCCGCGTGCACAAGgagctaagcctctgcctctga